GATATGCGCGTCCAAGCAGGTAGGCTCAAGGGATAGGCAAATCCGTCCCTTGGTTAAGGCTGAGCTGTGATGGCGAGGGAAATGAAGTACCGAAGTTCCTGATTCCACACTGCCTAGAAAAGCTTCTAGCGAGGAAAATGGTGCCCGTACCGCAAACCGACACAGGTAGGCGAGGAGAGAATCCTAAGGTGATCGAGAGAACTCTCGTTAAGGAACTCGGCAAAATGACCCCGTAACTTCGGGAGAAGGGGTGCTCTTTAGGGTGAATAGCCTTGAAGAGCCGCAGTGAATAGGCCCAGGCGACTGTTTAGCAAAAACACAGGTCTCTGCGAAGCCGCAAGGCGAAGTATAGGGGCTGACGCCTGCCCGGTGCTGGAAGGTTAAGAGGAGAGGTTAGCGCAAGCGAAGCTTTGAATTGAAGCCCCAGTAAACGGCGGCCGTAACTATAACGGTCCTAAGGTAGCGAAATTCCTTGTCGGGTAAGTTCCGACCCGCACGAAAGGCGTAACGATCTGGGCACTGTCTCAACGAGAGACTCGGTGAAATTATAGTACCTGTGAAGATGCAGGTTACCCGCGACAGGACGGAAAGACCCCGTGGAGCTTTACTGCAGCCTGATATTGAATTTTGGCACAGCTTGTACAGGATAGGTAGGAGCCTTGGAAACCGGAGCGCCAGCTTCGGTGGAGGCATTGGTGGGATACTACCCTGGCTGTGTTGAACTTCTAACCCGCGGCCCTGATCGGGCCGGGAGACAGTGTCAGGCGGGCAGTTTGACTGGGGCGGTCGCCTCCTAAAATGTAACGGAGGCGCCCAAAGGTTCCCTCAGAATGGTTGGAAATCATTCGCAGAGTGTAAAGGCACAAGGGAGCTTGACTGCGAGACCTACAAGTCGAGCAGGGACGAAAGTCGGGCTTAGTGATCCGGTGGTTCCGCATGGAAGGGCCATCGCTCAACGGATAAAAGCTACCCCGGGGATAACAGGCTTATCTCCCCCAAGAGTCCACATCGACGGGGAGGTTTGGCACCTCGATGTCGGCTCATCGCATCCTGGGGCTGTAGTCGGTCCCAAGGGTTGGGCTGTTCGCCCATTAAAGCGGTACGCGAGCTGGGTTCAGAACGTCGTGAGACAGTTCGGTCCCTATCCGTCGCGGGCGCAGGAAATTTGAGAGGAGCTGTCCTTAGTACGAGAGGACCGGGATGGACGCACCGCTGGTGTACCAGTTGTCTTGCCAAAGGCATCGCTGGGTAGCTATGTGCGGACGGGATAAGTGCTGAAAGCATCTAAGCATGAAGCCCCCCTCAAGATGAGATTTCCCATCGCAAGAGTAAGACCCCTGAAAGATGATCAGGTTGATAGGTTCGAGGTGGAAGCGTGGTGACACGTGCAGCTGACGAATACTAATCGGTCGAGGACTTAACCTTTATTCAAGTAAGGCTGCTTTACTCGTGCAGCAATCGTTATCTAGTTTTGAAAGAGCAATCTTTCAACCACATATCTGGTAATTATGGCAGAGAGGTCACACCCGTTCCCATACCGAACACGGAAGTTAAGCTCTTTAGCGCCGATGGTAGTTGGGGGTTTCCCCCTGTGAGAGTAGGACGTTGCCAGGTTATATTGTTCCGCAGTAGCTCAGTGGTAGAGCTATCGGCTGTTAACCGATCGGTCGCAGGTTCGAGTCCTGCCTGCGGAGCCATGCTTCCATAGCTCAGTAGGTAGAGTGCTTCCATGGTAAGGAAGAGGTCACCGGTTCGAGCCCGGTTGGAAGCTTACAAAAAGTATTATATGGCCCGTTGGTCAAGCGGTTAAGACACCGCCCTTTCACGGCGGTAACACGGGTTCGAATCCCGTACGGGTCACCATTTACACAAGGACAAGCTACTAGGCTTAAAAGAGCGAAGCTCACCGGAAGCCAAAGCAGCAATCATTACCGTCCAATGTAAAGGGTTGGGAAGAGCAAGCAGTGCTAGGAACCGAAGGAGAGAACACCGGAGCGCACATGAGTGCATGAGGATGTGAACGACTGAAGGGTGACAACGCAATGCGCCGCTCATCACAAGCCGAAACTATATGGAGGATTAGCTCAGCTGGGAGAGCATCTGCCTTACAAGCAGAGGGTCGGCGGTTCGATCCCGTCATCCTCCACCATTACATATCTTAAAAGATTAGGGAAACCGAATCATATAGATGTATGAAAAAGACTACAAACATATATGCCGGTGTAGCTCAATTGGTAGAGCACGATCGAAATTGCTTCCTGGAATTACTTCAGCGCACAGATCGAGCAGCTTCTTGACTAAACATTCTGAGATCTGGGCGACCTTATCAAGCAGGAACGGCTTTATACCACAAATATTATATGCCGGTGTAGCTCAATTGGTAGAGCAACTGACTTGTAATCAGTAGGTTGGGGGTTCAAGTCCTCTTGCCGGCACTGTCTTTTCTTTTTGTGGAGGGGTAGCGAAGTGGCTAAACGCGGCGGACTGTAAATCCGCTCCTTAGGGTTCGGCAGTTCGAATCTGCCCCCCTCCACCATTTATCTTAATTATAATGTTTAAAACCGAATGGTTTGGACATGTTAATATAGTACGAATTTACATTATTGGGCTATAGCCAAGCGGTAAGGCAACGGACTTTGACTCCGTCATGCGTTGGTTCGAATCCAGCTAGCCCAGCCATCCGAGCCATTAGCTCAGTCGGTAGAGCATCTGACTTTTAATCAGAGGGTCGAAGGTTCGAGTCCTTCATGGCTCACCATTTACATTTTTATATGCGGGTGTGGCGGAATTGGCAGACGCACTAGACTTAGGATCTAGCGCCTTATGGCGTGGGGGTTCGACTCCCTTCACCCGCATCTTCATTACTTTTAAATCCAGATTCAGGGGCCTTAGCTCAGCTGGGAGAGCGCCTGCCTTGCACGCAGGAGGTCAGCGGTTCGATCCCGCTAGGCTCCACCAATTTCATATCAGCTACTGTTGTCTTTCACAAAGTGTAAGGCTTTTTTTGTGCGTTCATTTTCTTTATTCTGTGTGAATCTTCTGTATTTTTATACATATTTATGTCGAGTTGAGTCATAGGTCTTTTTCTATGTAAAATAAGAGGATAGAGAATAGAGGAGGAAGACAGATGGCTGCTGAAAAAATTAATATCATTGGTGTACCGATGGATTTAGGACAAACCAGACGGGGTGTCGATATGGGGCCTAGTGCCATCCGATACGCAGGCGTTGTAGAACGGCTGGAAAATCTCCATTTTACTATTGAAGATAGCGGAGACATAAAAATAGGCAAACGGGAAAAAGAGCTGGAAGAACCTTTATATAATTTAAAAAATTTGAAAGCGGTATCAGAAGCGAGCGAACTGCTGGCTTCAAAGGTTGATGAAGTGATTAAAACAGGTGCTTTTCCTTTAGTGCTTGGCGGAGACCACAGTATCGCGATTGGGACTCTTGCTGGACTGGCGAAAAACTATAAAAATCTTGGGGTTATTTGGTATGACGCTCACGGCGACTTAAACACAGCTGATACTTCCCCGTCAGGGAACATTCACGGCATGCCGCTCGCGGCAAGTTTAGGAATAGGCGATGAATCCTTAACTGGGATTGCAGGGTTCTCTCCAAAAATTAAGCCTGAGCATGTTGTCATCATCGGTGCCCGTTCCCTTGATGAGGGTGAAAGGGAACTGATTAAAGAAAAGGGAATCCGCGTTTACACCATGCATGAGGTTGACCGTCTTGGAATGGCCCGTATTATGGAAGAAACAATTGAATACTTGAAAGATCGTACGGACGGTGTTCATTTGTCGCTTGACCTTGACGGATTGGATCCGCATGACGCACCGGGTGTAGGAACACCCGTTATTGGCGGGATCAGCTATCGTGAAAGTCATTTAGCTATGGAGATGCTGGCTGAATCTGAAATGATAACGTCGGCTGAATTTGTAGAAGTTAACCCGATTTTGGATGAGAGAAACAAGACCGCATCGGTTGCCGTAGCCTTAATGGGCTCACTTTTTGGAGAAAAACTTTTATAACGGTTACGGGCTGTCCAGAGTCTATTCTAAGATAGCCCACTTGCTAATTTACTTAGATTTATCTCCGCAGCGGTGCGGGAGATGAGGCTTACTCTGTTTTTAAAGGGTGCCGCGTCATCTGTCCCGCTGTGGTGTATCATCCTTCCGCTTCAATCAGCATAACTCAAACTTTATACTAAAACGGGGAAACGCTTTAGAATGCGTCTCCCTGTTTTTAAGTGAATAAGACTTTAAACCGGAGACCCCCATACTCTTCTTACTTTAGGAACGGAGCCTTCAAATTCTAATAAATATACATCAGGGTTAGAAAGGGTTTTCCACTGTTCATAGCCAAATGCATCATCAAAGTGATTCAGGATCAATGAAATCATATTTCCATGAGAAACCATGGCAGCTGTGTGAAAAGGGCCATCCAGAAAAACCCAAATTGCCTCTAATCCTCTTGAAGATGCAGCCATACTTGATTCACCGCCTTCAAAGACGAGCGTTTTGTCCTGGAATGTCTGAGACAGTTTGTCCATCCAATCTTGAATGTTATGTTTGGAGAGAATTCTCTCAGCAAGTCTTTGGTCCAGTATAATCTCCAAATCGCTTTCCTGTGAAAACGGGAGGACAGAATCAATAGCCCTCTTAAACGGACTTGAGTAGAGAACATCAATGCTTTTACTCGCTAAAAAAGATGCTATGGAAGCTGCCTGTGCTTTTCCCTCATGTGTTAAATGAGCTTCTGCTTCTTGTCCAATTGCTTTACAATGGCGGATCAAATATATTATTTTCTTCACTCTATTCCCCCCTATATATAATTATTATCGAGAACTTCCTTATTTTTCAATTCCTTTTCGCGAAAGTTGTGTAACTTACCATCTACATATTGGCAATAATTTGTTAAACTGTTTTTATGTGAAAAAATGAAACCTTTTGGTTTTTAGAACGTATTCCTACAGACCCGTGAAAGAGAAGAGGGTAATATAGATGGAGACTATCATAAAGAAGAGGATAAAAGAGGTTATTAAGGGAGATCAAAATGCTTTTGCGGAAATTGTTGATCTCTATAAAGATAAGATCTATCAATTGTGTTACAGAATGCTTGGAAATGCTCATGAAGCCGAAGATATCGCTCAGGAAGCGTTTATAAGGGCATATGTAAACATTCACAGATACGACTTGGACAAAAAGTTTTCCACATGGCTTTACCGAATTGCTACGAATCTTTCCATAGACCGAATACGCAAGAAGAAGCCTGATTATTATTTAGATGCAGAAATAGCAGGAACAGAGGGCCTTACAATGTATTCTCAGGTTGCTGCAGACATTGCCCTTCCTGAAGAGGAAGTGGAGACCCTTGAGCTGCAGGAAACGATTCAAAAGGAAATTTTAAAGCTTCCGGATAAGTATCGTAGTGTGATCGTGCTGAAATATATAGACGAGCTATCCATTATCGAAATCAGTGAAATATTGGAGATCCCGGCCGGCACGGTTAAAACAAGGATACACAGGGGAAGGGAAGCACTCAGAAAACAGCTGAGGCATTTATAAAGTGAGGTGTAATAATAATGGCATGTACTGAACAAACGGTGTCATTGATGCATAAATATCTCGATCACGAGACGAATCAACAGGAAGAAGCGGAATTAAGAGAACATTTAAAGGCATGTAAAGTGTGTCATACACACTTTCAGGAGCTCAAAAAAACGATTGCGCTCGTACAAAGCACTTCCCATGTCGCTGTTCCCGATGATTTTACATCACGGGTAATGGCCAATCTGCCGAAGGAAAAAAGAAGAATCGGCGCCGGCAGATGGTTTAAGGCACATCCGCTGCTAATCGCAGCCTCTTTATTTGTAGTCTTGATGAGCGGAAGTCTTGTATCAGCTTGGTCGAGCGACCATCAATTCAGTGTAACGAAAAATCCTAAGCTTATTGTACAGAATAACACGGTCACTGTACCTGAGGGAGAAGTAGTAGAAGGCGATATAACCGTCCGAAACGGAACTCTTCAAGTAGACGGGAAGGTAAAAGGGAATGTAACGGTTATTAACGGTGAAGAATATACCGCGGCGGCCGGTGAAGTGACAGGGGATATTAGTGAAGTCAACGAACTCTTTGGCTGGCTCTGGTATAAAATGAAATCCTTCGGCAGCGAAGTGGTCGATGTATTCCAATAGGGAGCCGTCAGGTTTTTTTCAAATCCTCCAATAGAAGCGGATAAAATCAGATATAATAAGGCAAAGGTCATCTTTTAGGGTGGCCTTTTGGTTTCTTTATTTACTGAAAAAATTTTGTGCTATAATGGGGTAGTTGGTGACAGCACCATATGTCCTCCTATAGCTGCTGACAGAGGCTTTGGGCATACATAAATACAATCTGTCCTAGTCTTTAGGATATTACAATTTAATTGAACTTGATGGAGGAAACGAGTATGGCATTTGAAGACATATCTGTACTTAGGTACTTAGGCACTGCCATTGATATTCTCCTGGTTTGGTTCGTCATATATAAACTGATTATGGTAATTAGAGGAACAAAAGCCGTCCAGCTTCTTAAAGGGATTATTGTGATTCTGCTAGTTAAAACAATAAGCGGATTTTTGGGACTCAATACAATCTTCTGGTTAATGGATCAAGCTATATCATGGGGATTTATCGCGATCATTGTCATTTTTCAGCCTGAGCTTAGGAGAGCGCTGGAACAGCTCGGACGAGGAAGGCTGTTCTCAAAGAGTGCTTTTCCTGAAGAGGATGAAGGAGTTAAACTTACAGACGACATAACCAAGGCTACTTCTTATATGGCGAAGCGCCGTATTGGAGCACTCATGACCATCGAACGGGAAACAGGAATGGGTGATTATATTGAAACGGGAATTCCTATGAATGCCAATGTTTCATCTGAACTGCTAATCAACGTGTTTATTCCGAATACCCCGCTTCATGATGGTGCCGTGATTATTAGAGGCAGCCAGATAGCAGCAGCTGCCTGCTATCTTCCGCTATCAGAAAGCCCGCTCATTTCAAAGGAACTTGGAACAAGGCACCGGGCAGCTGTTGGCATCAGTGAGGTTACAGACAGTATCACGATCATTGTTTCTGAAGAAACCGGCAGTATTTCGGCAGCACGAAATGGCGAGCTTCATCGGAACCTGGATGAGGATGCGCTGAAAAACATTTTATCTTCTAACTCAAACAAGCAAGCGCGGACCCGGTCTGCTTCCTCAAGCCGCTGGCAATGGAGGGGGAAGAAGAATGGATAAACTGATGAATAACACATGGTTTATGAGAATCATCGCTCTATTAATTGCACTGATGATTTATCTTTCTGTTAATCCGGATACTTCGAGAAACACGAATCGGGTCAGCAATGATGAACCGCAAAGCAGTCAAATTTTCCCGAAGCCGCCTGGTACGAGTAATAATAATCAGCCAGCGCCTAATGAATCTTCCGCTACCCTTGAGAATGTTGAGCTGAAAGCAGAAACAGGCAATGACAATTATGTAGTGTCCGGTCTACCTGATACTGTTTCCGTTGACATTACAGGTCCAACGAGCCAGGTCACAATTGCGAAACAGCGCAGAAATGTTGAGGTTTATGCAGATTTAAGCGGCTTTGAACCAGGGGAGCATGAAGTGGATTTAAAATACAGAAACCTGGACAGTTCGTTAAAAGTTGGAATTAATCCAGGATCTGTGAAAGTAAAGATTGATGAAAAAACAACAAAAGAGTTTCCAGTAGAAGCTTCTTTTATAAATGAGGAACAGATCGCAGAAGGCTATAAGCCGGGTGAGCCTGTTTTAAATCCGAAAACGGTTAAAGTAACAGCCTCAAAAGCTGTTATCAAGCAAATTTCGTATGTACGAGCCAGGGTGAACCTGCAGGATGCAGATCAGGATCTAAAGCAGCAGGCCCAAGTCATCGTGTATGACAAGGCAGGCAATATTCTGCCGGTTGAAGCTCTGCCAAGGACCATCGAAGTTTCCGTTCCAATTCAGAGCCCAAGCAAAACACTGCCCGTGGAGCTGAATCAGACTGGGGAACCGCCGGAGGGCGTGACCATTCGCTCGATCAGCATTTCTCCCAGTGAGGTAACGGCATACGGACCTGAAAATATTTTAGAGGGTTTAAAGGAAATTAAGGGTCCTGATTTAGATTTAACCAAGATCAAAGAAGACAGTGTGGTTGAATTGGGTCTTCCGCTGCCCGAAGGAGTAAAAGAACTTTCACAGCAGAAGGTACAAGTAAAAATAGATGTAGATAAAGAAGGGGAGAAAGTGCTGAAAGGCATCCCTATTGAAACAGCGGGACTGGATGAAGGAAAGTCAATTGAATACCTTGACCCATCGGCACAAGCATTTGATATTACGGTAACAGGACTGGAAGAACAGCTGAAAAAGGTATCCTCCAAGGATTTTCAGCTGGTGGTCAATGCATCCGGCCTGGAGGATGGGGAGCAAACAATTAAGGTTGAGGTAAAGGGACCGAATGATGTGAAATGGTCATTACCCCAAGAGGAAGCAACAATTCGAATTTCGGGAACTCAATCTTGAGGAACAGAAAAAAGGAGCGATTCTAACATGGGTAAGTATTTTGGAACAGATGGAGTAAGAGGAGTAGCGAACAGCGAGCTGACGCCGGAACTGGCTTTTAAAATCGGCCGTTTTGGCGGATATGTCCTTACTAAGGATAAAGATCGTCCAAAGGTATTAATTGGCCGTGATACACGTGTATCCGGACATATGCTGGAAGGAGCACTTGTTGCCGGACTTCTTTCCATTGGAGCAGAGGTTATGCGTTTGGGCGTTATTTCTACTCCAGGTGTTTCTTATTTAACCAAAGCTTTAGGAGCTCAGGCGGGTGTTATGATTTCTGCCTCTCACAATCCGGTTCAGGATAACGGAATCAAGTTTTTTGGACCAGACGGCTTTAAGCTTGTGGATGAACAGGAGCTTGAAATTGAAGGGCTCATGGATCAGGCGGAGGATCACCTTCCAAGACCTGTGGGAGCGGAACTTGGACAGGTTAACGACTATTTCGAAGGCGGTCAGAAGTACCTTCAATTCCTTAAACAGACGGTTGATGAAGAATTTGCCGGCATCCATGTAGCTCTGGATTGCGCACATGGTGCAACCTCATCCCTTGCAACTCATTTGTTTGCTGATCTTGAAGCGGATGTTTCAACGATGGGAACTTCTCCAAATGGATTGAACATAAACGATGGTGTAGGCTCTACACACCCTGAAGCCATGGCTGCTTTTGTTCTGGAAAAAGGTGCTGATATCGGACTTGCATTCGATGGAGACGGAGACCGTTTAATTGCAGTAGATGAAAAAGGAAATATCGTGGATGGCGATCAGATCATGTTTATCTGTGCCAAATACTTGAAAGATCAAGGTCAGCTGAATCAGGATACCGTTGTATCGACCGTTATGAGTAACCTTGGTTTCTATAAAGGCCTGGAAGCAGCAGGAATTCAAAGTATCCAAACGGCTGTTGGCGATCGTTATGTAGTAGAAGAAATGAAGAAGAATCAGTTTAATTTGGGCGGAGAGCAATCAGGCCATATTATCTTCCTTGACTACAACACAACAGGTGATGGTCTTCTCACAGCTATTCAGCTAGTGAATATTTTGAAATCAACCGGCAAAACCCTTTCTGAGCTTGCTGATGAAATGACGAAATTCCCTCAGCTTCTGATCAATGTCAGAGTATCAGATAAGCATCACGTAACAGATAATGCAAAAGTGAAAGCTGTTATTGAAGAGGTAGAGAAGGAAATGGATGGAAACGGAAGAATACTTGTTCGTCCTTCCGGAACAGAGCCTCTTGTCCGCGTAATGGCAGAAGCACCGACTGAAGAGCTTTGCCGTCAATACGTAGAACGCATCGTAGCCGTTGTTAAAGATGAAATGGGTATCGAATAACTTACATAGAATTCGAGGAAAACGGGGCCTTAGGGGCCTCTTTTTTTTATATTTATAATGACCTTTATGTGATGATTTGAGCATTTAATTTTTTCTTCCGGCTGTGATGATTTTCCCTTGAAAAGGAAAAAAGAAGTATGTGAAATCCATCTTTTTTAGAGATATTGGTTAGAAAATCTTTCAAACAGGGTAAATGTCATCTTGCATCTATCCTTAACAAGACATCCTTTAGCAACATATACTAAAGGGGTCGGAGGGTAAAGAGCAAGCCGTGGGGAAATATTAGGATTGACGGTTTTCTCCGATGTATTGTAATATAAACCTTGTGTTTCGCTTTATGAACCCGGGCAATGAGTAAAGTGAAATACGGAGCAGCACAAAGCGCCTGAACTAAGCACGGACGACCCATCGCTTAGTTGACGAGGAGGAGGTTTATCGATGAATCGGCGGATACCTCCCGGCTGTACGATAGCAGCCGCAAGTCTTTCTTTAAAACAGCGGGGCAACCCGTTGGACAAAGAGAGGGACACTAATCGAATCCTATAGAATAAAACATCTAACATGTGTGAGGGGACAGTGAAGGTCCCCAAAGTTGCGGCGTTCCTGTCCCCTTCGCAGAAGCGGGAGGAAAACGATTATGTGTGGTATTGTAGGTTACATTGGACTGAATGACTCGAAAGAAATTTTGCTTAAAGGTTTGGAAAAGCTTGAGTACCGCGGATACGATTCTGCAGGAATCGCTCTTTCCAACGAAGAAGGCGTAACGGTATTTAAGGAAAAAGGACGTATCGCAGATCTTCGTTCCATCGTGGATTCAAGTGTGATTGCACCGGTTGGAATCGGTCACACACGCTGGGCTACACATGGTGAACCGAGCCGTGTAAACGCGCATCCGCACCAAAGTGCATCTTCACGTCTGACTTTGGTTCATAACGGAGTAATTGAAAACTACGTTCAGCTTAAAAAAGATTACCTTCAGGATGTGGAGCTTCAAAGTGAAACAGACACTGAGGTAGTCGTACAGGTGATCGAAAAAATGATGGAAAAAGGCGCAAGCGTGGAAGAAGCTTTCCGCCAGACTCTTTCCGTTCTAAAAGGATCTTACGCTATCGGATTGCTTGATAACCAAGATCCAAATACAATTTATGTAGCAAAAAACAAAAGCCCGCTTCTAGTTGGACTTGGAGAAGACTTCAATGTTATTGCTTCTGATGCAATGGCGATGCTTCAAGTGACAAACCAGTATGTTGAGCTTATGGATAAAGAAATGGTTATCGTGACTCGTGAGCAGGCAGTCATTAAAACGCTAACTGGCGAAGTCGTTGAACGTGCTCCTTACACAGCAGAAATCGACGCAAGCGATATAGAAAAAGGAACATACCCTCACTACATGTTGAAAGAAACCGACGAGCAGCCGCTTGTATTGCGGAAAATCGTTCAAAAATATCAAAATGAAGACGGCAAGCTGACAATTGATCAAA
The Metabacillus sp. FJAT-52054 genome window above contains:
- the rocF gene encoding arginase; the protein is MAAEKINIIGVPMDLGQTRRGVDMGPSAIRYAGVVERLENLHFTIEDSGDIKIGKREKELEEPLYNLKNLKAVSEASELLASKVDEVIKTGAFPLVLGGDHSIAIGTLAGLAKNYKNLGVIWYDAHGDLNTADTSPSGNIHGMPLAASLGIGDESLTGIAGFSPKIKPEHVVIIGARSLDEGERELIKEKGIRVYTMHEVDRLGMARIMEETIEYLKDRTDGVHLSLDLDGLDPHDAPGVGTPVIGGISYRESHLAMEMLAESEMITSAEFVEVNPILDERNKTASVAVALMGSLFGEKLL
- a CDS encoding histidine phosphatase family protein; its protein translation is MKKIIYLIRHCKAIGQEAEAHLTHEGKAQAASIASFLASKSIDVLYSSPFKRAIDSVLPFSQESDLEIILDQRLAERILSKHNIQDWMDKLSQTFQDKTLVFEGGESSMAASSRGLEAIWVFLDGPFHTAAMVSHGNMISLILNHFDDAFGYEQWKTLSNPDVYLLEFEGSVPKVRRVWGSPV
- the sigW gene encoding RNA polymerase sigma factor SigW, giving the protein METIIKKRIKEVIKGDQNAFAEIVDLYKDKIYQLCYRMLGNAHEAEDIAQEAFIRAYVNIHRYDLDKKFSTWLYRIATNLSIDRIRKKKPDYYLDAEIAGTEGLTMYSQVAADIALPEEEVETLELQETIQKEILKLPDKYRSVIVLKYIDELSIIEISEILEIPAGTVKTRIHRGREALRKQLRHL
- a CDS encoding anti-sigma factor gives rise to the protein MACTEQTVSLMHKYLDHETNQQEEAELREHLKACKVCHTHFQELKKTIALVQSTSHVAVPDDFTSRVMANLPKEKRRIGAGRWFKAHPLLIAASLFVVLMSGSLVSAWSSDHQFSVTKNPKLIVQNNTVTVPEGEVVEGDITVRNGTLQVDGKVKGNVTVINGEEYTAAAGEVTGDISEVNELFGWLWYKMKSFGSEVVDVFQ
- the cdaA gene encoding diadenylate cyclase CdaA, translated to MAFEDISVLRYLGTAIDILLVWFVIYKLIMVIRGTKAVQLLKGIIVILLVKTISGFLGLNTIFWLMDQAISWGFIAIIVIFQPELRRALEQLGRGRLFSKSAFPEEDEGVKLTDDITKATSYMAKRRIGALMTIERETGMGDYIETGIPMNANVSSELLINVFIPNTPLHDGAVIIRGSQIAAAACYLPLSESPLISKELGTRHRAAVGISEVTDSITIIVSEETGSISAARNGELHRNLDEDALKNILSSNSNKQARTRSASSSRWQWRGKKNG
- a CDS encoding CdaR family protein, with protein sequence MDKLMNNTWFMRIIALLIALMIYLSVNPDTSRNTNRVSNDEPQSSQIFPKPPGTSNNNQPAPNESSATLENVELKAETGNDNYVVSGLPDTVSVDITGPTSQVTIAKQRRNVEVYADLSGFEPGEHEVDLKYRNLDSSLKVGINPGSVKVKIDEKTTKEFPVEASFINEEQIAEGYKPGEPVLNPKTVKVTASKAVIKQISYVRARVNLQDADQDLKQQAQVIVYDKAGNILPVEALPRTIEVSVPIQSPSKTLPVELNQTGEPPEGVTIRSISISPSEVTAYGPENILEGLKEIKGPDLDLTKIKEDSVVELGLPLPEGVKELSQQKVQVKIDVDKEGEKVLKGIPIETAGLDEGKSIEYLDPSAQAFDITVTGLEEQLKKVSSKDFQLVVNASGLEDGEQTIKVEVKGPNDVKWSLPQEEATIRISGTQS
- the glmM gene encoding phosphoglucosamine mutase produces the protein MGKYFGTDGVRGVANSELTPELAFKIGRFGGYVLTKDKDRPKVLIGRDTRVSGHMLEGALVAGLLSIGAEVMRLGVISTPGVSYLTKALGAQAGVMISASHNPVQDNGIKFFGPDGFKLVDEQELEIEGLMDQAEDHLPRPVGAELGQVNDYFEGGQKYLQFLKQTVDEEFAGIHVALDCAHGATSSLATHLFADLEADVSTMGTSPNGLNINDGVGSTHPEAMAAFVLEKGADIGLAFDGDGDRLIAVDEKGNIVDGDQIMFICAKYLKDQGQLNQDTVVSTVMSNLGFYKGLEAAGIQSIQTAVGDRYVVEEMKKNQFNLGGEQSGHIIFLDYNTTGDGLLTAIQLVNILKSTGKTLSELADEMTKFPQLLINVRVSDKHHVTDNAKVKAVIEEVEKEMDGNGRILVRPSGTEPLVRVMAEAPTEELCRQYVERIVAVVKDEMGIE